The following DNA comes from Haloarchaeobius salinus.
CCTCCTCGTCCTCCTCGGCCGCCTGGGCCTCGAGGTCGCGGAGGTGCGCGCCGACGACGGCGGCGATGGCGGCAGCCTCGTCGTCGGTCGCGTCGTCGGGCACGTCGAGCGCCGCGAGCAGGTCCTGACTCATGGCTACAGCGGGATGTTGCCGTGTTTCTTGTCGGGCTGGTCCTCGCGCTTCGAGAGCAGCATGTCGAGGTCGTCGACGAGCCGGGAGCGCGTCTCCGTCGGCTCGATGACGTCGTCGAGGAAGCCCTGGTCGGTCGCGGTGTAGGGGTTCGCGAACTCCTCGCGGTACTCCTCGATGAGCTCGTCGCGCAGCTCGTCGGGGTTCTCCGCCTCCGCGAGCTCCTCGCGGTAGAGGATGTTGACCGCACCCTGCGGGCCCATGACGGCGATCTCGGCGGTGGGCCAGGCGTAGTTCACGTCCGCGCCGAGGTTCTTCGACGCCATGACGCAGTACGCACCGCCGTAGGCCTTCCGGGTGATGACGGTGAGCAACGGGACGGTGGCCTCGGAGTACGCATAGAGGAGCTTCGCGCCGTGGCGGATGATGCCCCGGTGCTCCTGTTCGGTGCCGGGCATGTAGCCGGGCACGTCGACGAGCGTCACGATGGGGATGTTGAACGAGTCACAGAAACGGACGAAGCGCGAGCCCTTCATCGAGGCGTCGACGGTGAGCGTCCCGGCGTTGACGCGGGGCTGGTTGGCGACGAGGCCGACGCTGTGGCCGTCGAGGCGGCCGAAGCCGACGACGATGTTCTTCGCGAAGTTCTCGGCCACCTCGAAGAACGAGCCCTCGTCGACGATGGAGCCGATGACGTCGACCATGTCGTACGGCTTCTGCGGGCTGTCGGGGACGATGTCGAGCAGGCGGTCGTCCTCCCGGTTCGGGTCGTCCCACGGCTCGACCCGGGGCGGGTCCTCGACGTTGTTCGACGGCAGGTACGAGAGCAGGTCGCGGATGCGGTCGAGTGCGGCCTCGTCCGTCTCGCAGGAGAACTGGGCGACGCCCGTCTTGCTGGTGTGTGTCTTGGCCCCGCCGAGTTCCTCCTGTGTCACCTCCTCGCCGGTGACCGTCTTGATGACGCCCGGCCCGGTGATGTACATGTGCGCGCTGTCCTCGACCATGAAGATGAAGTCCGTGATCGAGGGCGAGTACACCGCGCCGCCGGCGCACGGCCCCATGATGCAGGAGATCTGCGGGACGACGCCCGAGGCGAGCTGGTTCCGGTGGAAGATGTTGGTGAAGCCCGCGAGCGAGTTCACGCCCTCCTGGATACGTGCCCCGGCGGAGTCGTTCAGCCCGACGATGGGCGCGCCGACCTCCATCGCCATGTCCATCACCTTCGTGATTTTCTCGGCGAACACCTCGCCGAGCGAGCCGCCGAAGACGGTGAAGTCGTGGGCGAACACGAACACCTTCCGGCCGTCGACGTCGCCGTAGCCGGTGACGACGCCGTCGCCCAGTATCTTGCGCTCCTCCATCCCGAAGTTGTGGGAGTCGTGGGTGCGCAGCTGGTCGAACTCGTGGAAGCTGCCGTCGTCGAGGAAGTACTCGATGCGCTCGCGGGCGGTCATCTTGCCCTTCTCGTGCTGGGACTCGATGCGGTCCTCGCCGCCGCCCAGCAGGGCCTCCTCGCGCAGTTCCTCGAGCTCGTCGATGCGGTCCTCCATCGTCACGGTGACCACCCAGCAGTCATTGGTCCAATCGTCTCTTACCTCGCCCAAAAGGTTTCCGTACTCCGCAACGTCGATCGTCGAAATTCCGTGGCAGAATTTGTCGCGTCTCCGGCTCAGGCGGCGGTGCCGGCCTCTGTCCGGGTACGGCGGACGAGGGAGACGACGACCCCGGCGACGACGACCCCGGCGAGGCCGAGCTGCCACGACGCGAGCGTGACGTCGAGCAGGCCGACCACGCCGACGAGGAGCGTGAAGGCCAGGAACGGCGGGATGACGATGCCGACGAGCAGCCGCCAGGCGTCGGCGAGCCCCGACGAGAACTGCGTGCCGCGGACGAACTCGTCGACCGCATCGCCGCCGAGCACCCACGCGGTGAAGACGACGAACGCGAACAGCCCGGTCGTGAGCACGAAGTCGACGACGGGGCCGGCGAGTGCGTTGAACAGGGGGGGCACGAACGCGCTGGCGGTCCCGGTGACGAGGACGACCGCGCCGACGCCGAGGACCGCCTGCTGTCGGCTGCGGTCGCGCTCGTCGACGAGGTACGCGACGACGATCTCGAGCATGCTGATGGACGACGAGAGCGCGGCGAGCGCGACGACCGCGAAGAAGCCCACGGCGGCGAGGCGACCGGCCGGGAGCTCGGCGAACGCGGTCGCGACGCCGACGAACAGCGCGCCGGGGCCGCTGGTCTCGACGTCGGCCCCCGGCGTCGAGAACAGCAGCGGGAAGACGACGAGGCCGGCGAGCACGCCGACGGCGGTGTTCAGCACGGCGACGAGCGTCGCGTCCGCAGGCAGCGAGCGGTCCTCGCCGACGTAGCTCGCGTAGGTGATCATCGTACCCGCGCCGACCGAGAGGGTAAAGAGCGCCTGTCCGGCGGCGGCGAGGACGATGTCGAGGAAGCTGGACTGGACGGTCCCGAGGTCGAACGAGAGGTAGAACTCGTAGGCCTCCGAGGCACCGGAGAGCCCGCTCACCCACACCGAGAGCCCGATGAGCGCGATGAAGACGATGGGCATCATCACCGTCGTCGCGCGCTCGATGCCGTCGCGCACGCCGCCGTAGACGACGCCCGCGGTGAGCGCGAGGAACAGGACGTGGAACGCGGCGGCCTCCGGGCCGACGGAGATGGCGTCGAAGTACGCACCCGGGTTGTCGAAGTACGCGCCCGTCGGCGAGGCGACGAAGTAGCGCAGGATCCAGCCGCCGACGACGCTGTAGAAGGAGAGCAGGACGAGGCCGGCGACGACGGTCAGCAGACCGACGTGACCCCAGTTGCGCGACCCCGAGAGGTCACGGAGCGCGCCGACGGGGCTCTTCTGCGAGCGACGGCCGATGACGAACTCGGCGAGCAGCCCCGGGACACCGACCGCGAGGACGATGCCGAGGTAGACGAGCAGGAACGCACTCCCGCCGTTCTCGGCGGTCATCCACGGGAACCGCCAGAGGTTCCCCAGTCCGACTGCGCTGCCAGCGGCGGCGAGGACGAAGCCGATACGCCCCGTCCACGATTCACGTGTCATTGATAGCCACGGGTCCGCCCCACCTCAAAGGCGTTACGAAGCCCGAACCGTCAATCGCTAAATATCACGGTCTTCAGGCGCTCTGTCGGGTATTTGTACGCCCTTTGTGGTGCTGAATCGAAGCCGCTGTGGTCGTCATGGGGTGGCAGACGGTGCGCGAGTCGGTCTCGGTCGTCCCTCGCCGGGCCGCCACGACGTAGCTATTTGTGACTGCCCGCCGAACTGTGGTGCATGCCACCACTGCCCGACGACCCCGGTCCAGCCACCGAGATGTACCGTCACCGGGCGGACACCCTCGCCGACGACCGGGGTGACGGTCCCGCGCTCGTGCTCAGTCACGGGACGCTGATGGACCGGACGATGTTCCGTCCCCAGATGGACGCCCTCGCCGACGACTACCGCGTCGTCGCCTACGACAACCGCGCCCGCACCGACAACTGGCAGGGCCCGTACGACCTCGACGACCTGACCGACGACTGCCGGACCCTCCTCGACGCGCTGGACATCGACTCCTGTGTCCTCGGCGGGATGTCGATGGGCGGGTTCATGGCGCTCCGGTTCGCCCTGCGCTACCCCGAGGTCCTCGACGGCCTGGTCCTCGTCGACAGCATGGCCCAGCCCCACCCCGGGGAGGACCGCGAACGTTACGGGGGAATGGTCGACCGCGCGAAGGAGAGCGAGGAGCTGCCCCCCGACCTCGCCGAGGTCGTCGCGCACATCCTGTTCGGGCCGACGACGAACGAGGAGCACCCCGAACTCGTGGACTCCTGGAAGAACCGCTGGCTCACGTACCCCGGCGAGGCCGTCCACGACGAGGTGCACTCGTGGCTGGATCGCCCGGGGGTCGCCGACCGCCTCGACGAGATCGACGTGCCGACGCTCGTCGTCCACGGCGCGGAGGACCTCTCCATCGACCCCGAGTACGGCGCGTCGATGGCCGACGGACTCCCCGACGCCCGGTTCGTCGAGGTCCCCGAGGCGGGGCACTCCTCGAACGTCGAGAACCCCACGGTCGTGAACGACGCGCTCCGGGAGTTCATGGCGGAGGTGTACTGACGGGACTTCTCGATTCCTGTCCGGACTGTTCACACCGGCGTGCGCTGGCGAGACCGGTCGAGTGTCCCCGTGAGCGGGCGAACGGAGGCCAGCGAGACGACGGTGGAGTCTCGCGTGGTCCCGGGAGTCGACCGAGCAGGGACGTTCTGGCTGGTAGCAGTCGACGGAGTTCCCACGAGACAGTCGGGACCACCCGCAGACCGAACACGCGACCGCCACACCACTCGAAGAAAGACACTTCCGAACAGCACCCACAGTCTCGACCATGCGCAGTGAAGAGGAGATACGGGAGCAGTACGAGTTCCTGAAGGAGGAGCTGGACGACGAGGACATGAAACACGAGGGCGTCAAGCAGATGTTCACGTACTACAAGCGCGCGCTCGGCTGGGTGCTGGAGGAGGAGCACATCTGACCGACGACGCGACACGAACACCCGAGAGCGTCGGACTTTTCTCAGCGCCACGCGACGTCGGCGACATGGACGTACGAATCGCGGGCGACGGACCGGCCGCGGAAG
Coding sequences within:
- a CDS encoding acc operon protein; translated protein: MSQDLLAALDVPDDATDDEAAAIAAVVGAHLRDLEAQAAEEDEEEAWSGKKWSFAGRLRSTRGQSRRVPDGAPTDAWAASGRTDRF
- a CDS encoding acyl-CoA carboxylase subunit beta encodes the protein MEDRIDELEELREEALLGGGEDRIESQHEKGKMTARERIEYFLDDGSFHEFDQLRTHDSHNFGMEERKILGDGVVTGYGDVDGRKVFVFAHDFTVFGGSLGEVFAEKITKVMDMAMEVGAPIVGLNDSAGARIQEGVNSLAGFTNIFHRNQLASGVVPQISCIMGPCAGGAVYSPSITDFIFMVEDSAHMYITGPGVIKTVTGEEVTQEELGGAKTHTSKTGVAQFSCETDEAALDRIRDLLSYLPSNNVEDPPRVEPWDDPNREDDRLLDIVPDSPQKPYDMVDVIGSIVDEGSFFEVAENFAKNIVVGFGRLDGHSVGLVANQPRVNAGTLTVDASMKGSRFVRFCDSFNIPIVTLVDVPGYMPGTEQEHRGIIRHGAKLLYAYSEATVPLLTVITRKAYGGAYCVMASKNLGADVNYAWPTAEIAVMGPQGAVNILYREELAEAENPDELRDELIEEYREEFANPYTATDQGFLDDVIEPTETRSRLVDDLDMLLSKREDQPDKKHGNIPL
- a CDS encoding alpha/beta fold hydrolase — encoded protein: MPPLPDDPGPATEMYRHRADTLADDRGDGPALVLSHGTLMDRTMFRPQMDALADDYRVVAYDNRARTDNWQGPYDLDDLTDDCRTLLDALDIDSCVLGGMSMGGFMALRFALRYPEVLDGLVLVDSMAQPHPGEDRERYGGMVDRAKESEELPPDLAEVVAHILFGPTTNEEHPELVDSWKNRWLTYPGEAVHDEVHSWLDRPGVADRLDEIDVPTLVVHGAEDLSIDPEYGASMADGLPDARFVEVPEAGHSSNVENPTVVNDALREFMAEVY
- a CDS encoding sodium-dependent transporter produces the protein MTRESWTGRIGFVLAAAGSAVGLGNLWRFPWMTAENGGSAFLLVYLGIVLAVGVPGLLAEFVIGRRSQKSPVGALRDLSGSRNWGHVGLLTVVAGLVLLSFYSVVGGWILRYFVASPTGAYFDNPGAYFDAISVGPEAAAFHVLFLALTAGVVYGGVRDGIERATTVMMPIVFIALIGLSVWVSGLSGASEAYEFYLSFDLGTVQSSFLDIVLAAAGQALFTLSVGAGTMITYASYVGEDRSLPADATLVAVLNTAVGVLAGLVVFPLLFSTPGADVETSGPGALFVGVATAFAELPAGRLAAVGFFAVVALAALSSSISMLEIVVAYLVDERDRSRQQAVLGVGAVVLVTGTASAFVPPLFNALAGPVVDFVLTTGLFAFVVFTAWVLGGDAVDEFVRGTQFSSGLADAWRLLVGIVIPPFLAFTLLVGVVGLLDVTLASWQLGLAGVVVAGVVVSLVRRTRTEAGTAA